In one Myotis daubentonii chromosome 1, mMyoDau2.1, whole genome shotgun sequence genomic region, the following are encoded:
- the TET2 gene encoding methylcytosine dioxygenase TET2 isoform X4, whose protein sequence is MERDRTNHVEGNRLSPFLTPSPSPICQTEPLAIKLQKGSPLPERPYPEVNGDTKRQAFKGHYGTPHMKGSQNSRVSPDFTQEGRGYSQCLQNGGIKRTVSEPSLSGLHQNKKLKQDQKANGEGKNFGETQERNPGKGSSQPNVSDMNDKRESVSSVAPENAVKDTTSFSTHNSSGSENAEHPILNEQEGKDANYHDQNIVLLLKNKSVLMPNGATVSASSMENTHGELLEKTLSQYYPDCVSIAVQKTTSHIHAINSPAINELSCEITHPLYTSGQTNFPQTSNSELPPEPAAVMTEACDADNVSKPAAMLGTCSFQKPEQQKPVFEICPSPAENGNIQGTTKLVAGEEFCSGSSSILQAPGGSSERYFTQNEINGAYFKQTSVFSKDSFSATVTPPPSQLLLSPPLPEAPQLPSEGKSTLSDGVVEEHHHYPNQSNTALLREVKIEGEPEAPPSPSPNPPTHVSIPSLTLPERLQNNCVNKNDIRTPGTMTLPLCPEKARQTPEHPKHNPPTLSSSGGPQDHCQQLMGHKEQEVLKGQDKQQTLDLVLPTQPHLKPGWIELKAPQFPQAESHLKYKAPLRSVLQYQPNSSNQMTSKQYTGNSNMPGGLPGQACTQKMMQPEQRPQRYQLEMNHGQSQGTVDQHLQLQKPSLQVHFSKTDPSPEAHTQSLCTPRFHFQQRPDSEHKKLMPSPLKQHLNQQASETEPFSNSHLLQHKSHNQAAQTQTSQNSHLPQNQQQQQKLHMENQEQMPHTFAHPQGNCGQQREGSFFSQIKVEERFHGENQYSKSSEFQTHNTQMGLEHIQNMNSRNSPYGHILKSNASKVQISCSNNIHPASKNTEQTLHPEHFSGNKTPNLHHMQYFPNNVTTKQDGLHRCFQEQGQKPPQASVLQGYKSKNQDLSGQQAAQLTQQRYLMHNQANAFTVPEQGGSHIQTPPQKEVQKHAALRWHLLQKQEQQQNQQPQTESCHNQAHRPIKVEPGSKPHACMHPKPAQPENKMWKKITKQEIPPPSCDNVQQRSILETMEQHLKQFQVKSLFDHKALTLKSQKQVKVEMSGPVTVLSRHTSAAELDSHTPALEQQATPSEKTPTKRTAGSVLNNFLESPSKLLDTPIKNLLDTPVKTQYDFPSCRCVEQIIEKDEGPFYTHLGAGPNVAAIREIMEERFGQKGKAIRIERVIYTGKEGKSSQGCPIAKWVVRRSSSEEKLLCLVRERAGHTCEAAVIVILILVWEGIPLTLADKLYSELTETLRKYGTLTNRRCALNEERTCACQGLDPETCGASFSFGCSWSMYYNGCKFARSKIPRKFKLLGDDPKESFKQMSFQY, encoded by the exons ATGGAACGGGATAGAACCAACCATGTGGAGGGCAACAGACTAAGTCCATTCTTGAcaccctctccttctcccatctGCCAGACAGAACCTCTGGCTATAAAGCTCCAGAAGGGAAGCCCGTTACCAGAGAGACCTTATCCAGAAGTGAATGGAGACACCAAGCGGCAAGCTTTCAAAGGCCATTATGGAACACCCCATATGAAGGGCAGCCAGAATAGCCGTGTCAGCCCGGACTTTACACAAGAAGGCAGAGGGTATTCCCAGTGTTTGCAGAATGGAGGGATAAAACGCACAGTTAGTGAACCTTCTCTCTCTGGGCTCCATCAGAACAAGAAGTTGAAACAAGACCAAAAGGCCAATGGAGAAGGAAAGAACTTCGGGGAAACACAAGAAAGAAATCCAGGCAAAGGCAGCAGTCAACCAAATGTCTCCGATAtgaatgacaagagagaatctgTGAGCTCTGTGGCCCCAGAAAATGCAGTTAAAGATACCACCAGTTTTTCAACACACAACTCGAGCGGGTCTGAAAATGCAGAGCATCCGATTCTGAATGAGCAGGAGGGCAAAGATGCGAACTACCATGACCAGAACATTGTATTACTTCTTAAAAACAAGTCAGTGCTAATGCCTAATGGTGCTACAGTTTCTGCCTCTTCCATGGAAAACACACATGGTGAACTCCTGGAAAAAACACTGTCTCAATATTACCCAGATTGTGTTTCCATTGCGGTGCAGAAAACCACATCTCACATACATGCCATTAACAGTCCGGCTATTAATGAGTTGTCCTGTGAGATCACTCACCCGTTGTATACCTCAGGGCAGACCAATTTCCCACAGACCTCGAACTCTGAGCTGCCTCCAGAGCCAGCTGCAGTCATGACTGAGGCCTGTGACGCTGATAATGTCAGTAAACCAGCTGCAATGCTAGGTACCTGTTCCTTTCAGAAACCAGAACAACAAAAACCAGTTTTTGAGATATGCCCATCTCCTGCAGAAAATGGTAACATCCAAGGAACCACAAAGCTAGTGGCTGGTGAAGAATTCTGTTCAGGTTCCAGCAGCATTTTGCAGGCTCCTGGTGGCAGCTCTGAACGGTATTTCacgcaaaatgaaataaatggtgCTTACTTCAAGCAAACCTCAGTGTTCTCTAAGGATTCCTTTTCTGCCACTGTCACACCACCACCATCGCAGTTGCTTTTGTCTCCTCCTCTTCCAGAGGCTCCTCAGCTTCCTTCAGAAGGAAAAAGCACTCTGAGTGATGGTGTTGTGGAAGAACACCATCACTACCCCAACCAAAGTAACACAGCTCTTTTAAGGGAAGTGAAAATAGAGGGTGAACCAGAGGCACCACCATCCCCGAGTCCTAACCCACCTACACATGTATCCATCCCCTCTCTGACACTTCCAGAAAGGCTTCAGAATAATTGTGTTAACAAGAATGACATACGGACTCCAGGGACAATGACTCTTCCATTGTGTCCTGAGAAAGCAAGACAAACACCAGAACATCCCAAGCATAACCCACCAACTCTCAGTAGCAGTGGAGGGCCACAGGACCACTGCCAGCAGCTGATGGGGCACAAAGAACAGGAGGTTCTGAAGGGTCAAGATAAGCAACAAACACTCGATCTTGTGCTCCCAACACAGCCCCATCTGAAACCAGGATGGATTGAATTGAAGGCCCCTCAATTTCCTCAAGCAGAATCCCATCTAAAATATAAAGCACCTCTGCGGTCAGTTCTTCAGTATCAGCCCAACTCCTCCAATCAAATGACCTCCAAACAATACACTGGAAATTCCAACATGCCTGGGGGGCTCCCAGGGCAAGCTTGCACCCAGAAAATGATGCAGCCAGAGCAGAGGCCACAAAGGTACCAACTTGAGATGAATCATGGGCAGTCTCAAGGTACAGTGGACCAGCATCTCCAGCTCCAAAAACCCTCACTCCAGGTGCACTTCTCCAAGACAGACCCTTCCCCTGAAGCTCACACGCAGTCACTCTGCACCCCTAGGTTTCATTTTCAACAGAGACCAGACTCCGAGCATAAgaaactcatgccctcaccattAAAGCAGCACTTGAATCAACAGGCTTCAGAGACGGAGCCCTTCTCAAACTCACATCTTTTGCAACACAAGTCTCATAATCAGGCAGCACAAACACAGACATCCCAGAATTCACATCTCCCTCAAAACCAGCAGCAACAGCAAAAATTACACATGGAGAATCAAGAACAAATGCCCCATACTTTTGCTCATCCCCAAGGCAACTGTGGTCAGCAAAGGGAAGGATCGTTCTTTAGCCAGATTAAAGTGGAAGAACGCTTTCATGGTGAAAATCAATATTCAAAATCAAGTGAGTTTCAGACTCATAATACCCAAATGGGATTGGAGCACATACAGAATATGAACAGTAGAAATTCCCCGTATGGTCATATCTTGAAGTCAAATGCAAGCAAAGTACAGATTTCTTGTTCAAACAACATTCACCCAGCTTCAAAGAATACAGAACAGACTTTACATCCTGAACATTTTTCCGGAAACAAGACCCCAAACTTGCATCACatgcaatattttccaaataatgtgACCACAAAACAAGATGGTCTTCACAGGTGCTTTCAAGAACAAGGACAGAAGCCTCCACAGGCTTCCGTTCTCCAGGGATATAAAAGTAAAAACCAAGATTTGTCTGGCCAACAAGCTGCACAACTCACTCAGCAAAGGTACCTGATGCACAACCAAGCAAACGCTTTCACTGTGCCTGAACAAGGAGGAAGTCACATTCAGACCCCTCCCCAGAAGGAAGTTCAAAAGCACGCTGCTCTGAGATGGCACCTCTTACAGAAGCAAGAGCAGCAGCAAAACCAACAACCCCAAACTGAGTCTTGCCACAATCAGGCACACAGGCCAATTAAGGTTGAACCTGGATCCAAGCCCCATGCCTGTATGCACCCCAAGCCAGCACAGCCAGAAAACAAAATGTGGAAAAAGATAACTAAGCAAGAGATTCCACCCCCGAGCTGTGATAATGTGCAGCAGAGGAGCATTCTGGAGACCATGGAGCAACACCTGAAGCAGTTCCAGGTCAAATCACTATTTGACCATAAGGCTCTTACTCTCAAATCACAGAAGCAAGTAAAAGTTGAAATGTCAGGGCCAGTCACAGTTTTATCTAGACATACCAGTGCTGCAGAACTCGATAGCCACACCCCAGCTTTAGAGCAGCAGGCAACTCCTTCAGAAAAGACACCAACCAAAAGAACAGCTGGTTCTGTTCTCAATAATTTTTTAGAGTCACCTTCCAAATTACTAGATACGCCTATAAAAAATTTATTGGATACACCTGTCAAGACTCAATATGATTTCCCATCATGCAGATGTGTAG AGCAAATTATTGAAAAAGATGAAGGTCCTTTTTATACCCATCTAGGAGCAGGTCCTAATGTGGCAGCTATTAGAGAAATCATGGAAGAAAG GTTTGGACAGAAGGGTAAAGCTATTAGGATTGAAAGAGTCATCTATACTGGTAAAGAAGGGAAAAGTTCTCAGGGATGTCCTATTGCCAAATGG GTGGTACGCAGAAGCAGCAGCGAGGAGAAGCTACTGTGTTTGGTGCGGGAGCGAGCTGGCCATacctgtgaggctgcagtgatTGTGATTCTGATCCTGGTGTGGGAAGGCATCCCCCTGACTCTGGCTGACAAACTCTACTCGGAGCTCACCGAGACGCTGAGGAAGTACGGCACGCTCACCAACCGGCGGTGTGCCCTGAACGAAGA GAGAACCTGTGCCTGTCAAGGGCTGGATCCAGAGACCTGTGGTGCCTCCTTTTCTTTCGGTTGTTCGTGGAGCATGTACTACAATGGATGTAAGTTTGCCAGAAGCAAGATACCAAGAAAATTTAAGCTGCTTGGGGATGACCCAAAAGAG AGTTTTAAACAGATGTCATTTCAATATTAG
- the TET2 gene encoding methylcytosine dioxygenase TET2 isoform X5 — MERDRTNHVEGNRLSPFLTPSPSPICQTEPLAIKLQKGSPLPERPYPEVNGDTKRQAFKGHYGTPHMKGSQNSRVSPDFTQEGRGYSQCLQNGGIKRTVSEPSLSGLHQNKKLKQDQKANGEGKNFGETQERNPGKGSSQPNVSDMNDKRESVSSVAPENAVKDTTSFSTHNSSGSENAEHPILNEQEGKDANYHDQNIVLLLKNKSVLMPNGATVSASSMENTHGELLEKTLSQYYPDCVSIAVQKTTSHIHAINSPAINELSCEITHPLYTSGQTNFPQTSNSELPPEPAAVMTEACDADNVSKPAAMLGTCSFQKPEQQKPVFEICPSPAENGNIQGTTKLVAGEEFCSGSSSILQAPGGSSERYFTQNEINGAYFKQTSVFSKDSFSATVTPPPSQLLLSPPLPEAPQLPSEGKSTLSDGVVEEHHHYPNQSNTALLREVKIEGEPEAPPSPSPNPPTHVSIPSLTLPERLQNNCVNKNDIRTPGTMTLPLCPEKARQTPEHPKHNPPTLSSSGGPQDHCQQLMGHKEQEVLKGQDKQQTLDLVLPTQPHLKPGWIELKAPQFPQAESHLKYKAPLRSVLQYQPNSSNQMTSKQYTGNSNMPGGLPGQACTQKMMQPEQRPQRYQLEMNHGQSQGTVDQHLQLQKPSLQVHFSKTDPSPEAHTQSLCTPRFHFQQRPDSEHKKLMPSPLKQHLNQQASETEPFSNSHLLQHKSHNQAAQTQTSQNSHLPQNQQQQQKLHMENQEQMPHTFAHPQGNCGQQREGSFFSQIKVEERFHGENQYSKSSEFQTHNTQMGLEHIQNMNSRNSPYGHILKSNASKVQISCSNNIHPASKNTEQTLHPEHFSGNKTPNLHHMQYFPNNVTTKQDGLHRCFQEQGQKPPQASVLQGYKSKNQDLSGQQAAQLTQQRYLMHNQANAFTVPEQGGSHIQTPPQKEVQKHAALRWHLLQKQEQQQNQQPQTESCHNQAHRPIKVEPGSKPHACMHPKPAQPENKMWKKITKQEIPPPSCDNVQQRSILETMEQHLKQFQVKSLFDHKALTLKSQKQVKVEMSGPVTVLSRHTSAAELDSHTPALEQQATPSEKTPTKRTAGSVLNNFLESPSKLLDTPIKNLLDTPVKTQYDFPSCRCVEQIIEKDEGPFYTHLGAGPNVAAIREIMEERFGQKGKAIRIERVIYTGKEGKSSQGCPIAKWVVRRSSSEEKLLCLVRERAGHTCEAAVIVILILVWEGIPLTLADKLYSELTETLRKYGTLTNRRCALNEDVTINSWILTYVQ; from the exons ATGGAACGGGATAGAACCAACCATGTGGAGGGCAACAGACTAAGTCCATTCTTGAcaccctctccttctcccatctGCCAGACAGAACCTCTGGCTATAAAGCTCCAGAAGGGAAGCCCGTTACCAGAGAGACCTTATCCAGAAGTGAATGGAGACACCAAGCGGCAAGCTTTCAAAGGCCATTATGGAACACCCCATATGAAGGGCAGCCAGAATAGCCGTGTCAGCCCGGACTTTACACAAGAAGGCAGAGGGTATTCCCAGTGTTTGCAGAATGGAGGGATAAAACGCACAGTTAGTGAACCTTCTCTCTCTGGGCTCCATCAGAACAAGAAGTTGAAACAAGACCAAAAGGCCAATGGAGAAGGAAAGAACTTCGGGGAAACACAAGAAAGAAATCCAGGCAAAGGCAGCAGTCAACCAAATGTCTCCGATAtgaatgacaagagagaatctgTGAGCTCTGTGGCCCCAGAAAATGCAGTTAAAGATACCACCAGTTTTTCAACACACAACTCGAGCGGGTCTGAAAATGCAGAGCATCCGATTCTGAATGAGCAGGAGGGCAAAGATGCGAACTACCATGACCAGAACATTGTATTACTTCTTAAAAACAAGTCAGTGCTAATGCCTAATGGTGCTACAGTTTCTGCCTCTTCCATGGAAAACACACATGGTGAACTCCTGGAAAAAACACTGTCTCAATATTACCCAGATTGTGTTTCCATTGCGGTGCAGAAAACCACATCTCACATACATGCCATTAACAGTCCGGCTATTAATGAGTTGTCCTGTGAGATCACTCACCCGTTGTATACCTCAGGGCAGACCAATTTCCCACAGACCTCGAACTCTGAGCTGCCTCCAGAGCCAGCTGCAGTCATGACTGAGGCCTGTGACGCTGATAATGTCAGTAAACCAGCTGCAATGCTAGGTACCTGTTCCTTTCAGAAACCAGAACAACAAAAACCAGTTTTTGAGATATGCCCATCTCCTGCAGAAAATGGTAACATCCAAGGAACCACAAAGCTAGTGGCTGGTGAAGAATTCTGTTCAGGTTCCAGCAGCATTTTGCAGGCTCCTGGTGGCAGCTCTGAACGGTATTTCacgcaaaatgaaataaatggtgCTTACTTCAAGCAAACCTCAGTGTTCTCTAAGGATTCCTTTTCTGCCACTGTCACACCACCACCATCGCAGTTGCTTTTGTCTCCTCCTCTTCCAGAGGCTCCTCAGCTTCCTTCAGAAGGAAAAAGCACTCTGAGTGATGGTGTTGTGGAAGAACACCATCACTACCCCAACCAAAGTAACACAGCTCTTTTAAGGGAAGTGAAAATAGAGGGTGAACCAGAGGCACCACCATCCCCGAGTCCTAACCCACCTACACATGTATCCATCCCCTCTCTGACACTTCCAGAAAGGCTTCAGAATAATTGTGTTAACAAGAATGACATACGGACTCCAGGGACAATGACTCTTCCATTGTGTCCTGAGAAAGCAAGACAAACACCAGAACATCCCAAGCATAACCCACCAACTCTCAGTAGCAGTGGAGGGCCACAGGACCACTGCCAGCAGCTGATGGGGCACAAAGAACAGGAGGTTCTGAAGGGTCAAGATAAGCAACAAACACTCGATCTTGTGCTCCCAACACAGCCCCATCTGAAACCAGGATGGATTGAATTGAAGGCCCCTCAATTTCCTCAAGCAGAATCCCATCTAAAATATAAAGCACCTCTGCGGTCAGTTCTTCAGTATCAGCCCAACTCCTCCAATCAAATGACCTCCAAACAATACACTGGAAATTCCAACATGCCTGGGGGGCTCCCAGGGCAAGCTTGCACCCAGAAAATGATGCAGCCAGAGCAGAGGCCACAAAGGTACCAACTTGAGATGAATCATGGGCAGTCTCAAGGTACAGTGGACCAGCATCTCCAGCTCCAAAAACCCTCACTCCAGGTGCACTTCTCCAAGACAGACCCTTCCCCTGAAGCTCACACGCAGTCACTCTGCACCCCTAGGTTTCATTTTCAACAGAGACCAGACTCCGAGCATAAgaaactcatgccctcaccattAAAGCAGCACTTGAATCAACAGGCTTCAGAGACGGAGCCCTTCTCAAACTCACATCTTTTGCAACACAAGTCTCATAATCAGGCAGCACAAACACAGACATCCCAGAATTCACATCTCCCTCAAAACCAGCAGCAACAGCAAAAATTACACATGGAGAATCAAGAACAAATGCCCCATACTTTTGCTCATCCCCAAGGCAACTGTGGTCAGCAAAGGGAAGGATCGTTCTTTAGCCAGATTAAAGTGGAAGAACGCTTTCATGGTGAAAATCAATATTCAAAATCAAGTGAGTTTCAGACTCATAATACCCAAATGGGATTGGAGCACATACAGAATATGAACAGTAGAAATTCCCCGTATGGTCATATCTTGAAGTCAAATGCAAGCAAAGTACAGATTTCTTGTTCAAACAACATTCACCCAGCTTCAAAGAATACAGAACAGACTTTACATCCTGAACATTTTTCCGGAAACAAGACCCCAAACTTGCATCACatgcaatattttccaaataatgtgACCACAAAACAAGATGGTCTTCACAGGTGCTTTCAAGAACAAGGACAGAAGCCTCCACAGGCTTCCGTTCTCCAGGGATATAAAAGTAAAAACCAAGATTTGTCTGGCCAACAAGCTGCACAACTCACTCAGCAAAGGTACCTGATGCACAACCAAGCAAACGCTTTCACTGTGCCTGAACAAGGAGGAAGTCACATTCAGACCCCTCCCCAGAAGGAAGTTCAAAAGCACGCTGCTCTGAGATGGCACCTCTTACAGAAGCAAGAGCAGCAGCAAAACCAACAACCCCAAACTGAGTCTTGCCACAATCAGGCACACAGGCCAATTAAGGTTGAACCTGGATCCAAGCCCCATGCCTGTATGCACCCCAAGCCAGCACAGCCAGAAAACAAAATGTGGAAAAAGATAACTAAGCAAGAGATTCCACCCCCGAGCTGTGATAATGTGCAGCAGAGGAGCATTCTGGAGACCATGGAGCAACACCTGAAGCAGTTCCAGGTCAAATCACTATTTGACCATAAGGCTCTTACTCTCAAATCACAGAAGCAAGTAAAAGTTGAAATGTCAGGGCCAGTCACAGTTTTATCTAGACATACCAGTGCTGCAGAACTCGATAGCCACACCCCAGCTTTAGAGCAGCAGGCAACTCCTTCAGAAAAGACACCAACCAAAAGAACAGCTGGTTCTGTTCTCAATAATTTTTTAGAGTCACCTTCCAAATTACTAGATACGCCTATAAAAAATTTATTGGATACACCTGTCAAGACTCAATATGATTTCCCATCATGCAGATGTGTAG AGCAAATTATTGAAAAAGATGAAGGTCCTTTTTATACCCATCTAGGAGCAGGTCCTAATGTGGCAGCTATTAGAGAAATCATGGAAGAAAG GTTTGGACAGAAGGGTAAAGCTATTAGGATTGAAAGAGTCATCTATACTGGTAAAGAAGGGAAAAGTTCTCAGGGATGTCCTATTGCCAAATGG GTGGTACGCAGAAGCAGCAGCGAGGAGAAGCTACTGTGTTTGGTGCGGGAGCGAGCTGGCCATacctgtgaggctgcagtgatTGTGATTCTGATCCTGGTGTGGGAAGGCATCCCCCTGACTCTGGCTGACAAACTCTACTCGGAGCTCACCGAGACGCTGAGGAAGTACGGCACGCTCACCAACCGGCGGTGTGCCCTGAACGAAGA tgtcaCTATTAACTCATGGATTTTAACCTATGTTCAATAA